A single window of Drosophila suzukii chromosome 3, CBGP_Dsuzu_IsoJpt1.0, whole genome shotgun sequence DNA harbors:
- the ZIPIC gene encoding zinc finger protein ZIPIC codes for MNCCICQFSVRVPKDIHTETVGHPPVLISELVLQCTRGTDYVLADESSTICKKCCEKLARYHKSIQIARKLRQEILELIHSPYMPKDFKQSPFKEEDVARETRTITKFDGNIEEVGEEDQEEEEHQQLVEVDTSAEGITLVDPTSIEEEVAEQEEHIFIIKQSEEEEEEFQSVDLDIDNEIIINEEEAHEMGEEEEDLMPHAKHEAQEADFFKEDTMSDFDDHLDGTIEYIISDGEGDDQDQDHDSSGEYTVNIQCPSCPEKFTSRRAYNAHTKREHFPGYVCDQCGKTLQSYSGFIGHLQNHEPVKQFACPVCPERFSRKFRLKHHMAWHTGETPYQCEVCSKRFVHKVALYKHKMIHDNETKRLECQVCGFKTRTKAHLERHMRSHTGDKPFACPVCNKRFSQMYNMKAHLREHESPGTNRHRRYHCPKCTHTFINEQNYVSHVQRDDCTAV; via the coding sequence ATGAATTGCTGCATTTGCCAGTTTTCCGTGCGCGTGCCCAAGGACATTCACACGGAGACCGTTGGCCACCCGCCGGTGCTGATCAGCGAGCTGGTCCTGCAGTGCACCCGGGGCACAGACTACGTCCTGGCGGACGAATCGTCGACGATATGCAAGAAATGCTGCGAGAAGTTGGCAAGGTACCACAAGTCGATTCAAATCGCGCGCAAGCTGCGCCAGGAGATCCTCGAGCTGATCCACAGTCCCTACATGCCCAAGGACTTCAAGCAGTCGCCGTTCAAGGAGGAGGATGTCGCCAGGGAAACCAGGACCATAACCAAGTTCGATGGGAACATTGAGGAGGTCGGAGAGGAGGATCAGGAAGAGGAGGAACATCAGcagctggtggaggtggacACCTCCGCGGAGGGCATCACTCTGGTGGATCCCACTAGTATCGAGGAGGAGGTGGCCGAGCAGGAGGAACACATCTTCATTATAAAGCAATCGGAAGAGGAGGAAGAAGAGTTCCAGTCCGTGGACCTGGACATCGACAACGAGATCATCATAAACGAGGAGGAGGCCCACGAGATgggggaggaggaggaagatCTGATGCCACATGCCAAGCACGAGGCCCAGGAAGCCGACTTCTTCAAAGAAGACACCATGAGCGACTTTGACGACCATCTGGACGGCACCATAGAATACATAATATCCGACGGCGAGGGCGACGACCAGGACCAGGATCACGACAGCTCCGGCGAGTACACGGTCAACATACAGTGTCCCAGCTGCCCGGAGAAGTTCACCAGCCGGCGCGCCTACAATGCCCACACAAAGCGGGAGCACTTTCCCGGCTATGTCTGTGATCAGTGTGGCAAGACGCTGCAGTCGTACTCCGGCTTCATAGGCCACCTCCAGAACCACGAACCCGTCAAGCAGTTTGCCTGCCCCGTTTGCCCCGAGCGGTTCAGCCGCAAGTTTCGGCTGAAGCACCACATGGCCTGGCACACCGGCGAAACGCCGTACCAGTGCGAGGTCTGCTCCAAGAGATTCGTCCACAAGGTGGCCCTGTACAAGCACAAGATGATCCACGACAACGAGACCAAGCGGCTGGAGTGCCAGGTGTGCGGTTTCAAGACGCGCACCAAGGCCCACTTGGAGCGGCACATGCGATCCCACACGGGCGACAAGCCATTCGCCTGTCCGGTGTGCAACAAGCGCTTCTCCCAGATGTACAACATGAAGGCCCATCTGCGGGAGCACGAGAGTCCCGGAACGAACCGCCATCGGCGCTATCACTGTCCCAAATGCACGCACACGTTTATCAACGAGCAGAACTATGTGTCCCACGTCCAAAGGGACGACTGCACGGCAGTTTAG
- the ocn gene encoding sex-regulated protein janus-B, whose amino-acid sequence MKTINFLAPISQIVRPIRRQSTSRVNALLINVPRVQISKGKNKYLLMTIHMHGFTRFGRTIVRGSDSKDHEQIYEETVEEMDDIGICTKCLGGGFINNKEDKNMIKIYGCCKTFGEAPHGRTKDILLSWTKYQHFNIILPKKNLNAYEE is encoded by the exons ATGAAAACGATAAACTTTTTGGCTCCCATTTCGCAAATAGTTAGGCCCATTCGAAGGCAAAGTACTTCGCGAGTTAACGCCCTTTTAATAAATGTTCCGCGAGTTCAGATATCAAAGGGAAAGAACAAGTACCTATTAATGACGATTCACATGCACGGTTTTACCAGGTTCGGTAGGACGATCGTTAGAGGATCGGACTCCAAGGACCACG AGCAAATTTATGAAGAAACAGTGGAGGAAATGGACGACATTGGCATATGCACGAAATGCCTGGGCGGAGGGTTCATCAATAACAAAGAGGATAAGAACATGATCAAGATTTATGGGTGCTGCAAG ACATTCGGGGAAGCCCCGCACGGCAGGACAAAGGATATATTGCTGTCGTGGACCAAGTACCAGCATTTTAATATCATCTTGCCCAAAAAGAACTTAAATGCTtatgaagaataa
- the janB gene encoding sex-regulated protein janus-B — MKFVKSLSLLPQCVSPLQKCYSTDLISLVGIPRVKITKGENRYLLVMIHTHGFTNFGRVIVRGADVDNHLEIFDSILEEMEPQGICSKCLGGGRILNEEDKKKIKIYGTSRTFGGADHKRTRNILQAWTTYKDFKISVKN; from the exons atgaaatttgtCAAGTCTTTGAGTCTTCTTCCACAATGTGTTTCTCCGTTGC AAAAATGTTACTCTACCGATCTGATCAGTTTGGTGGGAATTCCAAGGGTTAAGATAACCAAAGGGGAAAATCGTTACTTGTTagtgatgatccatacacacGGGTTTACGAATTTTGGAAGAGTTATCGTTCGTGGAGCTGATGTCGACAATCATT TGGAAATTTTTGACTCCATTTTGGAGGAGATGGAACCCCAGGGCATATGTTCAAAATGCCTTGGCGGCGGAAGAATTCTCAACGAGGAAGACAAGAAGAAAATAAAGATTTATGGCACCTCTAGA ACATTCGGCGGTGCTGATCACAAAAGGACGAGGAATATACTACAAGCGTGGACCACCTACAAGGACTTCAAAATCAGCGTTAAGAATTAA
- the janA gene encoding sex-regulated protein janus-A isoform X2 produces the protein MSEETLAGVPLVHISPEGIFKYIMINVIDGGDASKAVIRGFSDCEWHADIFDREEKVFKKLGLRAECPGGGRIEHNPDKKYIKVYGYSQGFGKADHAQTKRILSTKYPDYTIETSDDGY, from the exons ATGTCCGAGGAAACACTTGCAGGCGTACCACTGGTGCACATCAGCCCAGAGGGCATTTTCAAGTACATTATGATCAACGTTATCGACGGAGGAGATGCTTCCAAGGCTGTGATTCGGGGCTTTTCGGACTGCGAATGGCATG CCGACATCTTCGATCGCGAGGAGAAAGTCTTCAAGAAGCTGGGACTGCGTGCCGAATGTCCTGGTGGCGGCCGCATCGAACACAACCCCGATAAGAAGTACATCAAGGTCTACGGATACTCACAG GGCTTTGGAAAAGCTGATCACGCCCAGACGAAACGCATCCTGTCCACCAAATATCCTGATTACACGATCGAAACCTCTGATGATGGGTATTAG
- the janA gene encoding sex-regulated protein janus-A isoform X1, translating into MNRLQLFSKGLRLIHKMSEETLAGVPLVHISPEGIFKYIMINVIDGGDASKAVIRGFSDCEWHADIFDREEKVFKKLGLRAECPGGGRIEHNPDKKYIKVYGYSQGFGKADHAQTKRILSTKYPDYTIETSDDGY; encoded by the exons ATGAATCGTCTTCAATTGTTCTCCAAAGGACTACGACTGATACACAAAATGTCCGAGGAAACACTTGCAGGCGTACCACTGGTGCACATCAGCCCAGAGGGCATTTTCAAGTACATTATGATCAACGTTATCGACGGAGGAGATGCTTCCAAGGCTGTGATTCGGGGCTTTTCGGACTGCGAATGGCATG CCGACATCTTCGATCGCGAGGAGAAAGTCTTCAAGAAGCTGGGACTGCGTGCCGAATGTCCTGGTGGCGGCCGCATCGAACACAACCCCGATAAGAAGTACATCAAGGTCTACGGATACTCACAG GGCTTTGGAAAAGCTGATCACGCCCAGACGAAACGCATCCTGTCCACCAAATATCCTGATTACACGATCGAAACCTCTGATGATGGGTATTAG
- the Sry-beta gene encoding serendipity locus protein beta has product MSSTRPFCFVCGKEKSVGVFQLIEGCIVPGTFKPIKDILKYFEKIINQRLDLAPNSAACRDCLEYLFNYDRLVRNLSQVQRQIADALLGCRQVEGKPETKQQASKRARVQVPAFKIIQATPLQERSPEKQEEQEPEEDEGEEFMREEMLDEDFQFSEPDDSMPSSEEEFFTETTEIPCHICGEMFSSQEVLERHIKADTCQKSEQATCQVCGLKVKDDEVLDLHMNLHEGKTELECRYCDKKFSHKRNVLRHMEVHWDKKKYQCDKCGERFSLSWLMYNHLMRHDAEENALICEVCHQQFKTKRTYKHHLRTHQTDRPRYPCPDCEKSFVDKYTLKVHKRVHQPVEKPESAESAKESTEAFF; this is encoded by the exons ATGAGCTCAACGCGTCCGTTCTGCTTCGTTTGCGGCAAGGAGAAGTCCGTGGGCGTGTTCCAGCTAATAGAAG GCTGCATAGTGCCAGGGACCTTCAAGCCGATCAAGGATATACTGAAGTACTTCGAGAAGATCATCAACCAGAGGCTGGATCTCGCGCCCAATTCCGCCGCCTGCCGGGACTGCCTGGAGTACCTCTTCAACTACGACCGACTGGTGAGGAACCTCAGTCAGGTGCAGCGCCAGATTGCGGACGCACTTCTGGGCTGCCGGCAGGTGGAAGGCAAGCCGGAGACCAAACAGCAGGCCTCCAAGAGGGCCAGGGTGCAGGTGCCGGCCTTCAAGATCATCCAGGCCACCCCCCTGCAGGAGCGGTCGCCCGAGAAGCAGGAAGAGCAGGAGCCAGAGGAGGATGAGGGCGAGGAGTTCATGCGGGAGGAGATGCTGGACGAGGACTTCCAATTCAGCGAACCGGACGACAGCATGCCCTCCTCGGAGGAGGAGTTCTTCACCGAGACCACCGAGATACCCTGCCACATCTGCGGCGAGATGTTCTCCAGCCAGGAGGTTCTCGAGCGGCACATCAAGGCGGACACCTGCCAGAAGTCGGAGCAAGCCACCTGCCAAGTGTGCGGCCTGAAGGTCAAGGACGACGAGGTGCTCGATCTGCACATGAACCTGCACGAGGGAAAGACCGAACTGGAGTGCCGCTACTGCGACAAGAAGTTCTCCCACAAGCGGAACGTCCTGCGGCACATGGAGGTGCACTGGGACAAGAAGAAGTACCAGTGCGACAAGTGCGGCGAGCGCTTCTCGCTGTCGTGGCTAATGTACAACCATCTCATGCGCCACGACGCCGAGGAGAACGCCCTGATCTGCGAGGTGTGCCACCAGCAGTTCAAGACCAAGCGCACTTACAAGCACCACTTGCGCACCCACCAGACCGATCGGCCACGTTATCCCTGCCCCGACTGCGAGAAGTCCTTCGTCGACAAGTACACTTTGAAGGTGCACAAGCGAGTCCACCAGCCGGTCGAAAAGCCAGAGTCGGCGGAGTCGGCCAAGGAATCCACCGAGGCGTTCTTTTAA
- the Sry-alpha gene encoding serendipity locus protein alpha: MESLLVQLNTCSDLIAEGYSSTGNMGWLNEFCATFLDFASDLKARLPEVAPSGANLEVETIFLCLTQVVTCITHLERTISLDASQMTRQHFLDRLDWCLRRMLISLTQLENNVAPVKNLEDHSFVELMDLALDHLDDYMEKLAQRSNNSLNILEESVTEDSFQLASIVNHIVRHVLAFANVAIKSDKMALTSLCETLLSECATFHEEAGDPNSGHRKLEALSLERALYALESFLNEAMLHLLFVSLIELENTSVEKLQEALQKNANGAQELISAFDTNMDRIQQIGVLAIAFSQDIKTKTIVRSCLASLESLDACIVPALQLPESVSSIHHVEILQEHFNQELLIFRNVIHEIIDSCSLINNYLDMLGESIHIQEKSHLKVIVHRGSVLVEHFRLPVNYSGLSTDGQRVHKDLILILRECQAVVNLDIPVEPKRIVKRLKILYSVLAKLRDLISKDNLETDSSIASLAPIPPNDTRTFVRNSRSVSKRHRSFVKQTGNCSVFGPQDTCTESASNESDLISFQITDILRLD, encoded by the coding sequence ATGGAGTCGTTGTTAGTTCAGTTAAACACTTGCAGTGACCTGATCGCAGAGGGCTACAGCAGCACGGGCAACATGGGCTGGCTGAACGAGTTCTGCGCCACCTTCCTGGACTTTGCCAGCGATCTGAAGGCCAGATTGCCAGAGGTGGCCCCCAGTGGCGCCAACTTGGAGGTGGAGACCATCTTTTTGTGCCTCACCCAGGTTGTCACCTGCATCACCCACTTGGAGCGGACCATTAGCTTGGATGCCTCGCAGATGACCAGGCAGCACTTTCTCGATCGTTTGGACTGGTGCTTGCGACGAATGCTGATCTCCCTGACGCAACTGGAAAACAACGTGGCCCCAGTGAAGAACCTGGAGGATCACTCGTTCGTCGAGCTAATGGATCTGGCCCTGGATCACCTGGATGATTACATGGAGAAGCTGGCTCAGAGGAGCAACAACTCGCTGAACATCCTGGAGGAGAGCGTCACGGAGGACAGCTTCCAGCTGGCCAGCATAGTGAATCATATAGTTCGCCACGTCTTGGCATTCGCCAATGTGGCCATTAAATCGGACAAGATGGCTCTGACCTCTCTTTGCGAGACTCTACTCAGCGAATGTGCCACTTTTCACGAGGAGGCCGGTGATCCGAATAGTGGTCACCGCAAGCTGGAGGCACTCTCTTTGGAACGAGCTCTCTACGCCTTGGAATCCTTCCTAAACGAGGCCATGCTGCACTTGCTCTTCGTCAGTTTGATCGAACTGGAGAATACTTCGGTGGAGAAACTTCAGGAGGCACTGCAAAAGAATGCTAATGGTGCCCAAGAACTGATCTCCGCCTTTGACACCAATATGGATCGCATCCAACAGATTGGAGTATTGGCAATAGCCTTCTCGCAGGACATCAAAACCAAGACGATTGTGAGGAGCTGCCTGGCTTCATTGGAATCCCTGGATGCCTGCATTGTGCCAGCCCTCCAGTTGCCCGAATCCGTTTCGTCCATACACCATGTGGAAATCCTGCAAGAGCATTTCAACCAGGAGCTATTAATCTTCCGGAACGTGATCCACGAAATCATAGACAGCTGCTCCCTGATCAACAACTACCTGGATATGCTGGGCGAGAGTATCCACATTCAAGAAAAGAGTCACCTGAAGGTGATTGTCCACCGGGGCAGTGTTTTGGTGGAGCACTTCCGGCTGCCTGTAAACTACTCGGGTCTCAGTACGGATGGCCAGCGTGTGCACAAGGATCTCATCCTGATCCTACGGGAGTGCCAGGCTGTGGTTAATCTGGACATCCCGGTGGAGCCCAAGCGCATCGTTAAACGCCTCAAGATATTGTACTCGGTTCTGGCCAAGCTGAGGGACTTAATAAGCAAGGATAATCTTGAAACCGACAGTTCGATTGCCTCTCTGGCTCCGATTCCCCCTAATGACACCAGAACTTTTGTACGAAATAGTAGATCCGTGTCTAAGAGACATCGTTCCTTTGTAAAACAAACCGGAAATTGCTCGGTCTTTGGACCACAGGACACCTGTACTGAGTCCGCAAGCAATGAAAGCGATCTTATAAGTTTCCAGATCACCGACATTCTTAGATTAGATTGA
- the Sry-delta gene encoding serendipity locus protein delta, producing MDSCFFCGAVELSDGVYEKLSAKVPSSQKTVSLVLTHLANCIQTPLDLKPSARLCPRCFQELSEYDTIMVNLMTTQKRLTNQLKGALKSIFEVPGESAEDILVEEVEIPASDADTDADAEADALFVELVKEQDQDSDTDIKREFEDEEDDENNEDDDDEEFICEEVEVGDSEGGQYGKSSDGEDRPMKKRVKQECATCGKVYNSWYQLQKHTSEEHSKQPNHICPICGVIRRDEEYLELHMNLHEGKTEKQCRYCPKSFSRPVNTLRHMRMHWDKKKYQCEKCGLRFSQDNLLYNHRLRHEAEENPIICSICNVSFKSRKTFNHHTLIHKENRPRHYCSVCPKSFTERYTLKMHMKTHEGDVVYGVREEAPADEQQVVEELHVDVDESEAAVTVIMSDNDENSGFCLICNTNFENKKELEHHLQFDHDVVLK from the coding sequence ATGGACTCGTGCTTCTTTTGCGGCGCCGTCGAGCTGAGCGATGGCGTCTACGAGAAGCTGTCGGCCAAGGTGCCCTCCTCGCAGAAAACCGTCTCGCTGGTGCTCACCCACCTGGCCAACTGCATCCAGACGCCGCTGGACCTCAAGCCCAGCGCCCGGCTGTGCCCGCGCTGCTTTCAGGAGCTCTCCGAGTACGACACCATCATGGTCAACCTGATGACCACCCAGAAAAGGCTTACCAATCAGCTGAAGGGCGCTCTAAAGTCCATTTTCGAGGTGCCCGGCGAGTCCGCAGAGGATATCCTGGTGGAAGAGGTGGAAATCCCCGCCAGCGATGCCGACACAGACGCCGATGCCGAGGCAGACGCCCTCTTTGTTGAGCTGGTCAAGGAGCAGGACCAGGACTCCGACACGGACATAAAGAGGGAGTTCGAAGACGAGGAGGATGACGAGAACAACGAGGACGACGACGATGAGGAGTTCATCTGCGAGGAGGTGGAGGTGGGTGATTCGGAGGGCGGCCAGTACGGCAAGTCCTCCGATGGCGAGGACAGGCCGATGAAGAAGCGCGTCAAGCAGGAGTGCGCCACCTGCGGCAAGGTGTACAACTCATGGTATCAGCTGCAGAAGCACACCAGCGAGGAGCACTCGAAGCAGCCGAACCACATCTGTCCCATCTGCGGGGTGATCCGGCGGGACGAGGAGTACCTGGAGCTGCACATGAACCTGCACGAAGGCAAGACGGAGAAGCAGTGCCGCTACTGTCCCAAGAGCTTCTCGCGGCCGGTGAACACGTTGCGTCACATGCGCATGCACTGGGACAAGAAGAAGTACCAGTGCGAGAAGTGCGGCCTGCGGTTCTCGCAGGACAACCTGCTCTACAACCACCGGCTGCGGCACGAGGCCGAGGAGAATCCCATTATCTGCAGCATTTGCAATGTGTCGTTCAAGTCGCGCAAGACCTTCAACCATCACACGCTGATACACAAGGAAAACCGGCCAAGGCACTACTGCTCCGTGTGTCCCAAGTCCTTTACGGAGCGCTACACCCTCAAGATGCACATGAAGACCCACGAAGGCGACGTGGTGTACGGCGTACGCGAGGAAGCGCCCGCCGACGAGCAGCAAGTGGTCGAGGAGCTGCACGTGGACGTCGACGAATCGGAGGCGGCCGTCACCGTCATCATGTCCGACAACGATGAGAACAGCGGCTTCTGCCTGATATGTAATACCAACTTTGAGAACAAGAAGGAGCTGGAGCACCACTTGCAATTCGATCACGACGTAGTCTTGAAATAA
- the RpL32 gene encoding large ribosomal subunit protein eL32 produces MTIRPAYRPKIVKKRTKHFIRHQSDRYAKLSHKWRKPKGIDNRVRRRFKGQYLMPNIGYGSNKLTRHMLPTGFKKFLVHNVRELEVLLMQNRVYCGEIAHGVSSKKRKEIVERAKQLSIRLTNPNGRLRSQENE; encoded by the exons ATGACCATCCGCCCAGCATACAGGCCCAAGATCGTGAAGAAGCGCACCAAGCACTTCATCCGTCACCAGTCGGATCGTTATGCTAAGCTGTCG CACAAATGGCGCAAGCCAAAAGGTATCGACAACAGAGTGCGTCGCCGCTTCAAGGGACAGTATCTGATGCCCAACATCGGTTACGGATCGAACAAGCTCACCCGCCACATGCTGCCCACCGGATTCAAGAAGTTCCTGGTGCACAACGTGCGTGAGCTGGAGGTCCTGCTCATGCAGAACCGCGTCTACTGCGGCGAGATCGCCCACGGCGTGAGCTCCAAGAAGCGCAAGGAGATCGTCGAGCGCGCCAAGCAGCTGTCGATCCGCCTCACCAACCCCAACGGTCGTCTGCGTTCTCAAGAGAACGAGTAA
- the LOC108019310 gene encoding mitochondrial nicotinamide adenine dinucleotide transporter SLC25A51, with protein MKDDGAPNVAKTTDPPPPKRVPSGGTPAHCTELEISRGGSVFSDRFFGAFQWEEFACGCGAAFVNIAATYPIYKMIFRQMLHGVPITSAFAQLRHEGLGFLYRGMFPPLAQKTISLSIMFGVFDGTRRYLVEDYRLNDYGAKVIAGVVAGSAESILLPFERVQTLLADSKFHQHFSNTPNAFRYVVAHHGYRELYRGLEPVFWRNGLSNAFFFVLREEASIRLPNRQSVSSRTAQEFVAGAVIGASISTIFYPLNVIKVSLQSDMGQRSEGSWQACKRIYIERDCRIANFYRGCAFNTGRSFISWGIMNTAYENLKKLMHQHPQIPLTSE; from the exons ATGAAAGACGATGGAGCACCGAATGTCGCGAAAACCACCGACCCACCGCCCCCGAAACGGGTTCCATCTGGCGGAACCCCCGCCCACTGCACGGAACTAGAGATCTCCCGCGGCGGAAGCGTTTTCTCCGATCGATTCTTCGGGGCCTTCCAGTGGGAGGAGTTCGCCTGCGGATGCGGAGCCGCCTTCGTCAACATCGCGGCCACCTATCCCATCTACAAGATGATATTCCGCCAAATGCTGCACGGCGTCCCCATCACCTCGGCCTTCGCCCAACTGCGCCACGAGGGACTGGGCTTCCTGTACCGCGGCATGTTCCCGCCGCTCGCCCAGAAGACCATCTCCCTGTCCATCATGTTCGGCGTGTTCGACGGCACGCGGCGGTACCTCGTGGAGGACTATCGCCTGAACGACTACGGTGCCAAGGTGATCGCCGGAGTGGTCGCCGGCAGCGCCGAGTCCATCCTCCTGCCCTTCGAGCGGGTGCAAACCCTTCTTGCGGACTCCAAGTTCCACCAGCACTTCTCCAACACACCGAACGCATTCAG GTATGTGGTGGCCCACCATGGCTATCGGGAGCTCTACAGGGGACTTGAACCAGTATTTTGGCGCAACGGCCTGTCCAACGCGTTCTTCTTCGTGCTGCGCGAGGAGGCCAGCATCCGACTGCCCAATAGA CAATCCGTATCCAGTCGGACGGCTCAGGAGTTCGTAGCGGGCGCGGTGATCGGAGCGAGCATAAGCACAATTTTCTATCCGCTCAACGTGATCAAGGTGTCGCTGCAAAGTGACATGGGCCAGAGGTCGGAGGGCAGCTGGCAGGCGTGCAAGCGAATTTACATAGAGCGCGACTGCCGCATCGCGAACTTCTACCGCGGATGCGCCTTCAACACGGGCCGCTCCTTCATCAGCTGGGGCATCATGAATACGGCCTACGAAAACCTCAAGAAACTAATGCACCAGCACCCGCAGATCCCGCTGACCTCGGAGTAA